Proteins co-encoded in one Candidatus Neomarinimicrobiota bacterium genomic window:
- a CDS encoding nodulation protein NfeD, whose amino-acid sequence MRALLFMLAVTSLSAADDAGVVYRVPIAGTIDMGLPPFIERVIEQAEEERPDLIVFDIDTFGGRVDGATRIKDAIMSSTVPTVAFINRRAISAGALISLSCEKIIMTNGATIGAATAVDLEGKKASEKVISYFREEMSATAEARGRPREIAAAMVDEDLEVPYVIIGGDTVRLTDVEGSKAGKLITLSSEKARRLGIADDVQETFADLLESMELGDARVVVFAPNWSETVVRFLTQPVVSSLLMSIGFLGLLFEIRTPGFGVGGIIGTIALALFFSTSFIAQLADFTEVLIFLAGLTLLVLEVMVIPGVGLAGIGGVGLMLWGMYNMLLSEYPSPDQIRQAFIGLNIGLLAGIIGFILLLRAFITSKYFKRNVPITAEEYSVAINVDDLPGQQGVTLTECMPTGKAEVGARQVNVISRGEYIPKGAAVEVISVEGNTALIRAV is encoded by the coding sequence ATGCGAGCGCTCCTGTTCATGTTGGCTGTCACAAGTCTTTCCGCCGCTGATGACGCCGGGGTAGTTTACAGGGTACCTATTGCCGGCACCATCGACATGGGGTTGCCGCCGTTCATCGAGCGGGTAATCGAGCAGGCCGAGGAGGAACGCCCCGATTTGATCGTCTTTGACATCGACACCTTTGGTGGCCGAGTGGATGGGGCGACCCGCATCAAGGACGCCATCATGTCCTCCACTGTCCCCACGGTGGCCTTTATTAACCGGCGGGCCATTTCAGCCGGTGCCCTTATTTCACTCTCCTGCGAAAAAATAATCATGACCAACGGCGCCACGATTGGAGCGGCAACCGCAGTGGATCTGGAAGGTAAGAAGGCCAGCGAGAAAGTCATTTCCTATTTTCGGGAGGAGATGTCGGCGACCGCCGAGGCCCGTGGCCGGCCCCGGGAAATCGCCGCGGCCATGGTGGACGAGGATCTGGAAGTGCCCTATGTCATCATCGGGGGCGACACGGTGCGCCTCACCGATGTGGAGGGCAGCAAGGCGGGCAAGCTCATCACCCTGTCATCGGAAAAAGCCCGGCGTCTGGGCATCGCGGACGATGTGCAGGAAACCTTTGCGGACCTGCTCGAATCGATGGAGTTAGGGGACGCGCGCGTCGTGGTTTTTGCCCCGAATTGGTCGGAGACCGTGGTGCGGTTCCTCACACAACCTGTAGTGAGCAGTCTACTAATGAGCATCGGCTTCCTGGGATTGCTGTTCGAGATCAGGACGCCGGGATTTGGTGTGGGCGGGATTATAGGCACCATCGCGCTGGCGCTGTTTTTCAGCACCAGTTTCATTGCCCAGCTGGCCGACTTCACCGAGGTGCTCATTTTCCTGGCCGGGCTTACCCTACTGGTTCTGGAAGTTATGGTCATCCCGGGGGTGGGACTGGCCGGTATTGGCGGGGTCGGCCTCATGCTGTGGGGCATGTACAATATGCTGCTGAGCGAGTATCCGTCACCCGATCAGATCCGGCAGGCCTTCATCGGGTTGAATATTGGATTGCTGGCCGGTATCATCGGGTTTATCCTACTCCTGCGAGCGTTTATCACCAGCAAGTATTTCAAGCGTAACGTACCCATCACGGCCGAGGAGTACAGCGTGGCCATCAACGTTGACGACCTGCCGGGGCAGCAGGGGGTGACTCTTACCGAATGCATGCCCACCGGGAAGGCAGAAGTCGGTGCCCGGCAAGTGAACGTGATATCCCGGGGTGAGTACATCCCCAAAGGGGCCGCCGTGGAAGTAATTTCGGTGGAGGGCAACACGGCCCTTATTCGCGCAGTTTAG